In the Leptotrichia sp. oral taxon 847 genome, one interval contains:
- a CDS encoding AAA family ATPase: protein MRPLKLTVCAFKSYGKKEEIDFEKLGNNGIYLIAGKTGSGKTTIFDAISFALFGNPSNDINEASTLRSKYALETEETFVELTFSYKNEKYFIKRNPTYERKSKRGKAKTVTQHSKVEFHLPNGKILTKKNEVNEKIKDILGVNQNQFRQICMIAQGDFAKFLFAKTSEKENIFRDIFKTANYGILENKIKEKYKNIENDNTFLTRQLENFKERVEYDEDCKLNFLPKDTKNIDFSNFLRELISLQSEKNEKLKNEIKNIENEKQSVEKKLDRVKEIELKKEKLENLKKEEIKEKIKFENYEKNLKNHPDKELEIDKLNGEKEIIKKDLGKYSELKNLEFEKNDLQKLFFEKEKKKINLEQQLEFELKNLKILKDKKESLEDSSKNIFKFENEMNKLKDKIDKLEELKNLFKDYCEKKESKKDYENKVEKLEKIETEIIDKIHQNNEFLNNKEKELTSFDTIEKNLANFSLEKNKILNDLKNLDNLKNLTEELDETRNEYNLKLMEYDKIQKDFEAQYKISKNLRKIYNNNQAGFLAKTLIDNEPCPVCGSTNHPKPAYTSEIENITLEKVEMKEKTSEELFLKMKNLTTDCGGIAKKIEIKKLDLQKNLKDFFEMENIDEEKIKDWISNKFSSLNNELEQIKKLIENEEKRKVEKRKCQNEIEFLKKELENLNLAQKTNQNEKTVAISLKAETTANFKNVVFEIEKRTKENFEFENEKNKLLKEENILFDEKSKLEKLLENEKKNSLEFENLKKIIPSKEIEIENGKKDVTRLENEITLTKADLKNYEKNIEKIKSSLEFENENLATEKILELENKIFKIREKIKNEKKLFDESNNILIVIKNKIFELEKEIQKSESLNIEFLLQNFEKIKNEADLKNENFQKNNSKLLINQKILIEYEEKTDKLKEAQRKNTLIKALLDTIQGNLTGKDKIKFETYIHAKYFEKILFRANKRFLTMSNGKYELKRSINSDGNSKIGLNLDILDHHNGTIREVTTLSGGESFLASLSLALGFSDEIQAMSGGIQLDTLFIDEGFGTLDNTTLEQAMTALKSLSTDNKLIGIISHVNELKEEIEKQILITKDANGISHAKINIS from the coding sequence ATGAGACCTTTAAAACTGACTGTTTGCGCCTTTAAATCTTATGGAAAAAAAGAAGAAATTGATTTTGAAAAATTAGGAAATAATGGAATTTATTTAATTGCTGGAAAAACTGGCTCTGGAAAAACTACTATTTTTGATGCGATAAGCTTTGCACTTTTTGGAAATCCGAGTAACGATATTAATGAAGCGTCTACTTTAAGATCTAAATATGCGCTTGAAACCGAGGAAACTTTTGTCGAACTTACATTTTCTTATAAAAATGAAAAATATTTCATTAAAAGAAATCCAACTTATGAAAGAAAATCAAAAAGAGGAAAAGCTAAAACTGTAACTCAACACTCAAAAGTTGAATTTCACCTGCCAAATGGCAAAATTCTAACAAAAAAAAATGAAGTAAATGAAAAAATAAAGGACATTTTAGGAGTCAATCAAAATCAATTTAGACAAATTTGTATGATTGCACAAGGTGATTTTGCAAAATTTCTCTTTGCGAAAACTTCTGAGAAAGAAAATATTTTTAGAGATATTTTTAAAACAGCAAATTACGGAATTTTAGAAAATAAAATAAAAGAAAAATATAAAAATATTGAAAATGACAATACTTTTTTGACACGACAACTGGAAAATTTTAAAGAAAGAGTGGAATATGACGAAGATTGTAAATTAAATTTTCTTCCTAAAGATACAAAAAATATAGATTTTTCTAATTTTTTAAGAGAACTAATTTCATTACAGTCAGAAAAAAACGAAAAATTGAAAAATGAAATTAAAAATATTGAAAATGAAAAACAATCTGTTGAAAAAAAATTGGATAGAGTAAAAGAAATTGAATTAAAAAAAGAAAAATTAGAAAATTTGAAAAAAGAGGAAATAAAAGAAAAAATTAAATTTGAAAATTACGAAAAAAATTTGAAAAATCACCCAGATAAAGAACTTGAAATTGATAAATTGAATGGGGAAAAAGAAATTATAAAAAAGGATTTGGGGAAATATTCTGAATTAAAAAATTTGGAATTTGAAAAAAATGATTTACAAAAATTATTTTTTGAAAAAGAAAAGAAAAAAATAAATTTGGAACAACAACTGGAATTTGAATTAAAGAATTTAAAAATTTTGAAAGATAAAAAAGAAAGTTTAGAAGACTCTTCTAAAAATATTTTTAAATTTGAAAATGAAATGAATAAATTGAAAGATAAAATTGATAAACTGGAAGAATTAAAAAATCTTTTTAAAGATTACTGCGAAAAAAAAGAAAGTAAAAAAGATTACGAAAACAAAGTTGAAAAACTGGAAAAAATAGAAACCGAAATTATAGATAAAATTCATCAAAATAATGAGTTTTTGAACAATAAGGAAAAAGAATTGACAAGTTTTGACACGATTGAAAAAAATTTGGCAAATTTTTCTTTGGAAAAAAATAAAATTTTAAATGATTTAAAAAATTTGGATAATTTGAAAAATTTGACAGAGGAACTAGACGAAACTCGCAATGAATATAATTTAAAACTAATGGAATATGACAAAATTCAAAAAGATTTTGAAGCACAATATAAAATTTCCAAAAATTTAAGAAAAATTTACAACAATAATCAGGCTGGCTTTCTTGCTAAAACTTTAATTGACAATGAGCCTTGTCCAGTTTGTGGCTCAACAAATCATCCGAAACCCGCTTATACTTCTGAAATCGAAAATATAACTTTGGAAAAGGTGGAAATGAAAGAAAAGACATCCGAAGAATTGTTTTTAAAAATGAAAAATTTAACTACAGATTGTGGTGGAATAGCAAAAAAAATTGAAATAAAAAAATTGGACTTGCAAAAAAATTTGAAAGATTTTTTCGAGATGGAAAATATTGACGAAGAAAAAATTAAAGACTGGATTTCTAATAAATTTTCTTCTTTAAATAATGAATTGGAGCAAATAAAAAAATTAATCGAAAATGAAGAAAAAAGAAAAGTTGAAAAGAGAAAATGTCAAAATGAAATTGAGTTCTTAAAAAAAGAATTAGAAAATCTAAATTTAGCTCAAAAAACAAATCAAAATGAAAAAACAGTAGCGATTTCTCTAAAAGCGGAAACAACTGCTAATTTTAAAAATGTTGTCTTTGAAATTGAAAAGAGAACAAAAGAAAATTTTGAATTTGAAAATGAAAAAAATAAACTTTTAAAAGAAGAAAATATTTTGTTTGACGAAAAAAGTAAATTAGAAAAACTACTTGAAAATGAGAAAAAAAATTCTCTGGAATTTGAAAATCTGAAAAAAATTATTCCTTCAAAAGAAATTGAAATTGAAAATGGAAAAAAAGATGTAACTAGATTGGAAAATGAAATAACTTTGACAAAAGCTGATTTAAAAAATTACGAAAAAAATATTGAAAAAATAAAAAGCTCTCTTGAATTTGAAAATGAAAATTTAGCTACAGAAAAAATTTTAGAATTGGAAAATAAAATTTTTAAAATTAGAGAAAAGATAAAAAATGAAAAGAAGCTTTTTGACGAATCAAACAACATTTTAATTGTAATAAAAAATAAAATTTTTGAGCTGGAAAAGGAAATTCAAAAAAGTGAGAGCTTAAACATAGAGTTTCTTTTACAAAATTTTGAAAAGATAAAAAATGAAGCGGACTTGAAAAACGAAAATTTTCAAAAAAATAATTCCAAGCTTTTGATAAATCAAAAAATCTTAATAGAATACGAGGAAAAAACTGATAAATTAAAAGAAGCTCAAAGAAAAAATACTTTGATAAAAGCTCTTTTGGACACAATTCAAGGAAATTTAACTGGAAAAGATAAAATAAAATTTGAAACTTACATTCATGCAAAATATTTTGAAAAAATACTTTTTCGAGCAAACAAAAGATTTCTTACTATGTCAAATGGAAAATATGAATTAAAAAGAAGCATTAACTCTGACGGAAATTCAAAAATTGGATTAAATTTAGATATTCTTGACCATCACAATGGAACGATTAGAGAAGTTACAACTCTTTCAGGAGGGGAGTCTTTTCTTGCATCCTTATCCTTAGCTCTTGGATTTTCTGATGAAATTCAGGCAATGTCAGGAGGAATTCAACTTGACACCTTGTTTATTGATGAAGGATTTGGAACGCTTGACAATACGACACTAGAACAAGCGATGACGGCTCTTAAAAGTCTTTCAACGGATAATAAACTTATCGGTATAATTTCTCACGTGAATGAATTAAAAGAAGAAATTGAAAAACAGATCCTCATAACAAAAGATGCCAATGGAATCAGCCATGCAAAAATAAACATTTCATAA
- a CDS encoding exonuclease SbcCD subunit D has protein sequence MKILHLADLHIGKKINEFSMIEDQKFILKQILKIIDNIKPDVIIIAGDVYDKTIPTVEAVEVLDNFIFEISKRRINTFIISGNHDSAERLSFGAKILKFGKIYISPVFEGKVSKYTLTDEKGEINFYLLPFLKPVNVKKYFPNEEIISYNDAAKLMVKNMNIDISQRNILIAHQFVTESKESENISDQINVGEIDNISSDIFGDFDYVALGHIHRAYSIGKNKRVRYCGSPLKYSLSEINVEKSVTVVELDSKNDFKMKTIPLIPLRNMQVIKGSFEEISKKSFYCDMNTKNFTAITLTDENDIPNALQKLRNIYENILKLDYDNKRTQKYNSINLKKIEKENPFDIFSEFYELQNNQKMTTEQEEIMKNLIDEIWEMEL, from the coding sequence ATGAAGATATTACATTTAGCTGATTTGCACATTGGAAAAAAAATTAATGAATTTTCGATGATAGAAGATCAAAAATTTATATTGAAACAAATTTTAAAAATTATAGATAATATAAAACCTGATGTTATTATAATCGCAGGAGACGTCTACGACAAAACGATTCCGACTGTGGAAGCTGTTGAAGTTTTAGACAATTTTATTTTTGAAATTTCTAAAAGGCGAATCAATACATTTATAATCAGTGGAAACCATGATTCAGCAGAAAGGCTCTCATTTGGAGCAAAAATTCTAAAGTTTGGAAAAATCTATATTTCACCTGTCTTTGAGGGAAAAGTTTCAAAATATACATTGACCGACGAAAAAGGGGAAATTAATTTTTATCTTTTACCATTTTTAAAACCTGTGAACGTAAAAAAATATTTTCCAAACGAAGAAATAATTTCTTACAACGATGCTGCAAAATTAATGGTAAAAAATATGAATATTGACATTTCCCAAAGAAATATTTTGATTGCACATCAATTTGTGACTGAAAGCAAAGAAAGCGAAAATATCTCAGATCAAATAAATGTTGGGGAAATTGACAATATTAGTTCTGATATTTTTGGTGATTTTGACTATGTTGCACTGGGACACATTCATAGAGCTTATAGTATTGGAAAAAATAAAAGAGTACGATACTGTGGCTCTCCACTAAAATATTCGCTTTCCGAAATAAATGTAGAAAAATCGGTTACAGTTGTGGAATTAGATTCAAAAAATGATTTTAAAATGAAAACTATACCGCTTATCCCACTACGAAATATGCAAGTTATAAAAGGATCTTTTGAAGAAATTTCAAAAAAATCATTTTATTGTGATATGAATACGAAAAATTTTACTGCCATAACTTTGACTGATGAAAATGACATTCCAAATGCACTCCAAAAATTGCGAAATATTTATGAAAACATTTTAAAATTAGACTATGATAATAAAAGAACTCAAAAGTATAACTCAATTAATTTGAAAAAAATTGAAAAAGAAAACCCATTTGACATTTTTTCAGAATTTTATGAATTGCAAAATAATCAGAAAATGACGACTGAACAAGAAGAGATAATGAAAAATTTAATTGACGAAATTTGGGAGATGGAATTATGA
- a CDS encoding ABC1 kinase family protein, with the protein MIQKFKRMARLSEILFKYGFEELFDRSGIEKFIPNKIKQKSKKIENIKATSFPERIRMAMEELGPTYVKLGQMCSNRTDIFPPELIAEFQKLQDNVEPEKINIYEKIKNELNIEPFKYFKKIEEIPIASASMGQVFRGILKNGNEIVLKVRRENIKEIVAADLLVMKDFASNLEKVNEEIKKINLSYIINTFANSITKELSFRNELNNMERFANNFKNDERIHTPKTYKELSNDNILCMEFIDGFKITDIKKIKKCGFLPEEVAKVGLDLYIKQVLKYGFFHADPHPGNILMTENGKIVFIDFGAMGSLYPQDKELLESLLMYFIQKNIKKAIETIRELSVMYNVPDEKNFERELTEIVYMVDGNSLNEISLKDIFEKTRIILSKNQITLPEDIYLLAKGIGQIEGIGRHLDPSLNISKIMKPYANEISKKRLNPRYIFEKGSQKFAQVSESWLSLPEDLKSISQKLLNGELKHKHEVMGFKELQKTLDRLVTAIIIAALLIASSILVLSNIPPKINGIPALGFLGYAISAILGIIEIVKKNKKF; encoded by the coding sequence ATGATACAAAAATTTAAAAGGATGGCAAGATTATCAGAAATTCTTTTCAAATATGGATTTGAGGAGCTTTTTGACCGCAGCGGGATTGAAAAATTTATTCCAAATAAAATTAAGCAGAAAAGCAAAAAAATTGAAAACATAAAAGCAACTTCATTTCCCGAAAGAATCCGGATGGCAATGGAAGAATTGGGGCCGACTTATGTCAAATTGGGACAGATGTGTAGCAACAGAACAGATATTTTCCCACCAGAATTAATTGCAGAATTTCAAAAATTACAAGATAATGTAGAACCTGAAAAAATAAATATTTATGAAAAAATAAAAAATGAACTAAATATCGAGCCTTTTAAATATTTTAAAAAAATAGAAGAAATTCCAATAGCCTCGGCTTCGATGGGACAAGTATTTAGGGGGATTTTAAAAAATGGAAATGAAATTGTATTAAAAGTTAGAAGAGAAAATATAAAAGAAATTGTGGCGGCAGATTTGCTTGTGATGAAGGATTTTGCGTCAAATCTTGAAAAAGTAAACGAAGAAATAAAAAAAATAAATTTGTCATACATAATAAATACTTTTGCAAATTCTATCACAAAAGAGCTGTCATTTAGAAACGAGCTAAACAATATGGAGCGCTTTGCAAATAATTTTAAAAATGACGAAAGAATTCATACGCCAAAAACTTACAAAGAGCTGTCAAACGACAACATTCTTTGTATGGAATTTATAGACGGATTTAAAATTACAGACATAAAAAAAATTAAAAAATGTGGATTCTTGCCAGAAGAAGTAGCAAAAGTAGGTTTGGATCTGTATATTAAACAAGTTTTAAAATATGGCTTCTTTCATGCCGATCCACACCCAGGAAATATTTTAATGACAGAAAATGGAAAGATAGTCTTTATTGATTTTGGAGCAATGGGAAGCCTTTATCCACAAGATAAGGAACTTCTGGAAAGTCTTTTGATGTATTTTATTCAAAAAAATATAAAAAAAGCAATTGAAACAATCAGAGAACTTTCAGTGATGTACAATGTTCCCGATGAAAAAAATTTTGAGCGTGAATTGACAGAAATCGTGTACATGGTGGATGGGAATTCCTTAAATGAAATTAGCTTGAAAGATATTTTTGAAAAAACAAGAATTATTTTAAGTAAAAATCAAATTACTCTTCCCGAAGATATTTATCTTCTGGCAAAAGGAATAGGTCAAATTGAAGGAATTGGAAGACACCTGGATCCATCCCTTAACATAAGTAAAATTATGAAGCCTTACGCCAACGAAATTTCAAAAAAAAGATTAAATCCAAGATATATCTTTGAAAAAGGAAGTCAAAAATTTGCACAAGTGTCTGAAAGTTGGTTATCTCTTCCCGAAGACTTAAAAAGTATATCCCAAAAGCTATTAAACGGCGAATTAAAACATAAACACGAAGTTATGGGGTTTAAAGAGCTGCAAAAAACTCTCGATAGATTGGTGACTGCTATAATCATTGCGGCATTATTAATTGCTTCATCAATACTAGTGCTGTCAAATATTCCACCTAAAATAAATGGAATTCCTGCGCTAGGATTTTTAGGATATGCAATTTCAGCTATTTTGGGAATAATTGAAATAGTGAAAAAAAATAAAAAGTTTTAA
- a CDS encoding adenylyltransferase/cytidyltransferase family protein — MKKYKTGLVLGRFQTFHKGHEYIINKALEICSKVLVFIGSSNKSGTKENPFSYELRKKMIKKIYEDEIKKNKLIIFPLADLGVGNVTQWGDYLFSQAKKLVGKIDCIVYGEETKCQSWFNEKIKTEVNFIPISRNNIKINASTLRKYMRENNFENWKRFVNEKNWDEFEKMRKILNKI, encoded by the coding sequence ATGAAAAAATATAAAACAGGTTTAGTTTTGGGAAGATTTCAAACATTTCACAAAGGACACGAATATATTATAAATAAAGCTCTTGAGATTTGCAGTAAAGTTTTAGTATTTATAGGCTCCAGCAATAAATCTGGAACAAAAGAAAATCCTTTTTCCTACGAACTAAGAAAAAAAATGATAAAAAAAATTTATGAAGATGAAATAAAAAAAAATAAATTAATAATTTTTCCACTAGCTGACCTAGGTGTAGGAAATGTTACCCAATGGGGAGATTATTTGTTCAGTCAAGCGAAAAAGTTAGTAGGAAAAATCGATTGTATTGTGTACGGCGAGGAAACAAAATGCCAAAGCTGGTTTAACGAAAAAATAAAAACTGAGGTGAATTTTATTCCAATTTCCAGAAATAATATAAAAATAAATGCCTCCACCTTGAGAAAATATATGAGAGAAAACAATTTTGAAAACTGGAAGAGATTTGTAAATGAAAAAAATTGGGATGAATTTGAAAAGATGAGAAAAATTTTGAACAAAATATGA